The following coding sequences lie in one Labrus bergylta chromosome 5, fLabBer1.1, whole genome shotgun sequence genomic window:
- the col7a1 gene encoding collagen alpha-1(VII) chain isoform X1: MWSWVFTVAVLLSSFTQTEAQGRCNNVIAADIVFLVDGSSSIGRLNFLQVKGFMAGIVKPFASAVSESGIRFGAIQYSDTSRVEFTFTTYLNGTELVNAVQDLNYKGGNTHTGAGLKFVADNFFNPTSSRDVPKITILITDGKSQDSVQEPAQKLRSQGVHVFAVGIKSADRNELAQISSQPSSDFTSFVGDFKLLNTLLPLVSPRVCSKAGGVYASDEAFSGPSNIQFTSQTSDALKFRWSQAGGPVSGYVVQYVPLSGLGQPLTSELRQETLPASQRNFIARELRSGTDYLVTVIAQYPNSVGESVSAKQRTRSLPGVSSLRLVQAGFFSLSVGWDRPSSPVQGYRLTYGPRGQPAAQLLEQSLSADSNSITLESLQPDTEYVISLYPLFPRNSASPSILNARTLRLDAVQQLSVETESEGSVRVRWKGVTGARAYRLVWGPFTGRNVETVEVPGDSEFHTMSRLQADTEYIITIIPLYEGNTEGPVATARFKIERQEQQVLRAATTGPSTIRLTWRVIQSSQGYRLEWREGEGGRVQTLSFPKSTASYEITGLQPNTEYIIRLYTLYEGREEATPVSTAPREEQPVGRVSNLRVVESLGSTVRLGWTGVTGASQYRIVILNTDAGSEEIRSIPGNQTTLDLRDLTVGVSYGVSVTALVGQDEGEPVTVYIKPEQGAGRVTNLRVTNANGRRLRIAWIGVTGATGYRVTWRQGNSAEQSRVLGAEATSFTIDSLRPDEGLVIGVSAVVDQRVGEAVTLSARTNPNGGSVSGLRIVEVTSQRIRIEWSPSTRATGYKITWRSDDGVESVRNVAADVSSYTIDGLQSDSAYSVLVSSLSGSREGSPSTLTFRTESDRTVVGTVTSLKVQETRGEVVRVTWVGVQGATAYRVVWRRTDGGEERSQLVGGDVAAVDLERLDPGVQYDVQVMALVQNRQGTPVSVRVTTPGTTTPPQQAATTLRVAEVTQDSVRLSWNPLRGATGYILRWKDETELGRGLSVTLPAASTSYQVAGLRLGRQYRFTVQPTFQTGLGTESSVDEHTVCVGGRGDVVFLVPASTDQIRLARPLRDLLTSAARSLNTIGPRDSQVGVVVYGYRPKIWFLLNRHSRSDTLLQEIQSTPFDEGPGNNIGEAVTFTRQYLLTPSAGRRPRVPGAVVIISDQKSTDNLTLAASSLRATGVTVLAVGIEQANTEELRQAVTDSSPQNVLYAQGATQLDSIHTELADLLCDAARIKEVIPCTAQCPRGEKGDRGDKGDSGRDGTDGRKGEPGRDGLPGREGPRGPEGRSGSPGRDGTFGTSGGVKGEKGERGFPGIDGSAGLLGRPGAPGNAGLPGSQGLPGVRGDPGGSGVPGPQGPKGGKGERGEPGSAVSGGGLPGRKGEPGIPAIPGTPGRPGSDGIKGSAGIPGLPGQDGRPGLPGTPGLSIKGDKGSTGERGPPGVGNGVTVKGEKGSPGTSGAPGTQGPRGLAGPTGSKGDKGDSGDGAPGPAGRQGEPGDRGPRGPPGEIGGKGDRGQPGEPGSQGDRGERGPTGETGERGDPGKLGPAGPTGLRGLPGPSGPAGEKGAQGAQGEPGRSTPGFPGKKGEHGERGPLGPEGPRGQKGESGQRGEKGESGSGGSGFFGSKGDPGERGAAGINGRPGAKGDPGEPGERGENGRPGTPGKLGLPGKEGERGEKGDEGTPGESGLPGKTGERGLRGLAGQPGRLGEKGDMGDPGEHGRNGSPGPAGPRGEKGELGPQGPPGPPGKVADIAGQLRGERGEKGEDGDPGEHGSKGQKGEAGTPGAAGLRGPEGQRGPAGTRGDSGERGAPGEKGERGASGLDGRSGLDGKPGAAGPPGQRGDPGKQGDPGRDGLPGLRGEQGPPGPVGPPGNLGAPGKAGEDGKPGAPGKMGEDGVPGEDGRKGDKGESGAAGRDGRDGQKGDRGLAGTVGPSGPSGPPGVPGSPGSPGQVVYVKGAEAAPIPGPQGPPGTPGVPGIPGALGVRGDRGLPGLKGEVGDPGEDGAPGKPGTAVDVQKALGILGIRVSDLKEVADKKDTLLAPLVQKTERGEKGDKGETGSRGPSGADGARGFPGERGTKGDQGERGPAGPSGPPGRAIGERGPEGPRGPPGEAGKPGIPGVPGRAGELGEAGRPGEKGGMGEKGDKGESGKIGPTGPAGPAGQKGASADSVLTGPPGVRGPPGLAGQKGEAGTAGIPGPKGDRGFAGTRGDKGERGESGERGRDGSQGTPGEPGKPGLDGKPGLPGFPGVLGRPGNPGEPGVRGPTGPMGPNGLPGPAGVKGNQGEAGVGVQGPPGAQGSTGLPGPPGPPGAVGPQGPPGLPGQVGESGKPGVPGRDGVPGKEGLPGLSGKQGIAGPPGQAGLKGEQGDSGPPGKAVAGPPGPKGERGLAGQTLPGVTGERGLSGEKGTRGDKGSAGSKGERGVAGEQGEHGEDGAKGSPGPKGDKGEKGIGLAGPPGRDGPQGLKGDPGLPGPAGPPGLQGKPGGAGQPGPGGEAGQPGPPGPPGERGLQGFAGRAGNVGPPGPSGPLGPAGTPGTNGVKGDKGEVGVGVPGPRGERGDSGPRGEEGRAGLDGERGTSGPPGTRGLRGEKGDAGLQGDKGEKGDTVLVGGPTGEKGTKGETGDRGPKGVQGEKGVKGQEGPTGELGLRGEPGERGSTGFPGARGPGGQKGEAGQPGVPGESGLSGKDGLQGWKGDKGELGIAGMRGIKGDRGPKGACGGDGPKGDKGGSGINGRPGLPGRKGEQGELGPSGPTGTPGKEGIVGPKGDRGFDGVAGSKGAQGEKGERGPSGVPGPPGPRGVDGAPGLSGAQGPAGAKGPEGLQGQKGERGPIGPAMVGPRGVPGIPGERGEQGELGPDGAKGDRGEPGMTEDEVREYVRTEMSQHCACGGE, from the exons ATGTGGAGCTGGGTATTCACTGTggctgtcctcctctcctcctttacACAGACTGAAGCTCAGG GCAGGTGTAATAATGTGATAGCAGCAGATATTGTCTTCCTGGTCGATGGCTCCTCCAGTATCGGCAGATTGAACTTTCTGCAGGTCAAAGGCTTTATGGCTGGAATCGTAAAGCCATTTGCAAGTGCTGTCAGCGAGTCAGGAATACGGTTTGGGGCCATTCAGTATAGTGACACCTCCAG AGTTGAATTTACATTTACTACCTACCTGAATGGCACTGAGCTGGTCAACGCCGTGCAGGATCTGAACTATAAggggggaaacacacacactggtgctGGTCTCAAGTTTGTCGCTGATAACTTCTTCAACCCTACGTCCAGCCGGGATGTCCCGAAG ATCACGATCCTGATCACAGACGGGAAGTCACAGGACAGTGTGCAGGAACCAGCTCAGAAGCTACGCAGTCAAGGAGTGCATGTTTTTGCAGTTG gtaTAAAAAGTGCAGACAGGAATGAATTGGCTCAGATCTCCTCCCAGCCCAGCAGTGACTTCACCTCCTTTGTTGGGGACTTTAAACTACTGAACACACTTCTTCCCCTTGTGAGCCCCAGAGTGTGTTCAAAAGCAGGAGGAGTGTACGCTAGTGACG AGGCTTTTTCTGGTCCGTCCAACATCCAGTTCACAAGCCAGACGTCTGATGCTCTGAAGTTTCGTTGGAGTCAGGCGGGGGGGCCTGTGAGTGGTTACGTGGTCCAGTATGTCCCCCTCTCTGGCCTGGGTCAGCCTTTAACTTCTGAACTGCGTCAG GAGACTCTACCTGCCAGTCAGAGGAACTTTATTGCACGAGAGCTCAGATCAGGAACCGACTACCTGGTGACCGTCATCGCCCAATACCCCAACAGTGTGGGAGAGTCTGTTTCTGCCAAGCAAAGAACCA GGTCTTTGCCAGGGGTCTCCAGTCTACGTCTGGTCCAGGCtggctttttttctctgtctgtgggCTGGGATCGGCCTTCCTCTCCTGTCCAGGGCTACAGACTCACTTATGGACCACGAG GTCAGCCAGCCGCTCAGCTGTTGGAGCAGTCTTTGTCTGCAGACTCTAACTCCATCACGCTGGAGTCTCTTCAGCCCGACACCGAGTACGTCATCAGCCTCTACCCGCTGTTCCCCAGAAACTCTGCGTCCCCGTCCATCCTCAATGCCCGAACAT tgcgcCTCGATGCAGTTCAGCAGCTATCTGTGGAGACGGAGTCGGAGGGCAGCGTTCGCGTGCGGTGGAAAGGCGTCACTGGTGCGCGGGCGTACCGTCTGGTCTGGGGACCATTTACAG GTCGAAACGTGGAGACGGTGGAGGTCCCTGGTGACAGTGAGTTTCACACCATGTCCAGACTGCAGGCCGACACAGAGTacatcatcacaatcattcCCCTGTATGAGGGAAACACTGAGGGGCCTGTAGCAACAGCCAGGTTCAAGATAG AGCGTCAGGAGCAGCAGGTCCTCAGAGCAGCTACCACCGGCCCGTCCACTATTCGCCTCACCTGGAGAGTCATTCAGTCGTCTCAAGGGTATCGCCTggagtggagggagggagaag GAGGTCGTGTCCAGACCCTGTCCTTCCCTAAAAGCACTGCCAGCTATGAGATAACAGGCCTTCAGCCAAACACAGAATATATCATCAGACTGTACACTCTGTATGAAGGTCGTGAGGAGGCTACGCCTGTCTCTACCGCACCCAGAG AGGAGCAGCCTGTGGGGAGGGTCTCTAACCTGAGAGTGGTGGAGTCTCTGGGCAGCACAGTCAGGCTCGGCTGGACAGGTGTAACCGGGGCATCACAATACCGCATCGTCATCCTGAACACAGATG CGGGATCAGAGGAAATCAGGAGTATCCCTGGAAACCAGACGACCCTTGACCTCAGAGACCTGACAGTTGGAGTGTCTTATGGTGTCAGTGTCACAGCGCTGGTGGGACAAGATGAAGGAGAACCTGTTACTGTCTACATCAAACCAG AGCAAGGTGCTGGAAGAGTGACGAACCTCAGAGTGACAAATGCAAACGGTCGGAGACTCAGAATTGCCTGGATAGGTGTTACTGGGGCAACAGGATACAGGGTAACTTGGAGACAGGGAAACA GCGCAGAGCAGAGTCGTGTTCTCGGGGCAGAGGCCACGTCCTTCACTATAGACAGCCTGCGACCAGATGAGGGGCTGGTTATCGGTGTTTCAGCTGTGGTTGACCAACGCGTCGGAGAGGCGGTCACACTGTCTGCTCGGACTAACCCCAACGGAGGATCAGTGTCTGGCCTTCGCATCGTTGAAGTCACATCTCAAAGGATTCGCATTGAATGGTCACCATCCACCCGGGCAACAGGCTATAAGATCACTTGGCGCAGTGATGATG GAGTTGAATCTGTTCGTAACGTGGCCGCCGACGTCTCTTCCTACACCATCGATGGCCTGCAGTCAGATTCAGCCTACAGTGTGTTAGTTTCCTCACTGAGCGGCTCACGTGAGGGGAGTCCTTCCACTCTGACCTTCAGAACAG AGTCAGATCGCACTGTGGTCGGGACCGTGACGTCACTGAAGGTCCAGGAGACTCGTGGAGAGGTCGTCCGAGTTACTTGGGTCGGTGTGCAGGGAGCAACAGCTTATCGTGTTGTGTGGAGGAGGACCGATG GTGGTGAAGAGAGGAGTCAGCTGGTTGGGGGAGACGTGGCAGCAGTGGACTTGGAGCGGTTGGACCCTGGAGTCCAGTACGATGTGCAGGTCATGGCTTTAGTTCAGAACAGACAGGGAACCCCTGTGTCTGTCAGAGTCACCACAC CCGGTACCACCACTCCCCCCCAACAAGCTGCCACAACTTTACGAGTGGCAGAGGTTACCCAGGATTCTGTGAGGCTCAGCTGGAATCCACTACGAGGTGCCACGGGATATATTCTACGCTGGAAAGACGAGACAG AGCTTGGACGAGGCTTGTCTGTTACGCTGCCTGCTGCGTCCACTTCCTATCAGGTGGCTGGGCTGCGTTTGGGCCGTCAGTATCGTTTCACCGTGCAGCCCACCTTTCAAACTGGACTGGGAACAGAGAGCTCTGTGGATGAACACACTG tgtgtgtgggCGGTCGTGGGGATGTCGTGTTTCTGGTGCCAGCGTCTACTGATCAGATTCGCCTGGCAAGACCTCTGCGGGATCTCCTCACCAGTGCAGCGCGGTCCCTAAACACTATCGGGCCTCGGGACTCTCAG GTTGGTGTTGTGGTTTATGGTTACAGACCCAAAATATGGTTCCTGCTTAATCGCCACAGCAGGTCTGACACACTGCTACAAGAGATCCAGTCTACACCCTTTGATGAGGGCCCAGGGAACAACATCG GTGAGGCTGTGACTTTCACTAGACAGTACCTCCTGACCCCCTCAGCTGGACGCAGGCCGAGGGTCCCTGGGGCTGTCGTGATCATCTCGGACCAAAAGTCGACTGATAACCTCACTCTGGCAGCCAGCAGTCTTAGAGCAACAG GTGTGACCGTGTTAGCAGTTGGAATAGAGCAGGCAAATACTGAGGAGCTGCGTCAGGCAGTGACGGACAGCAGCCCTCAAAATGTTCTGTATGCTCAGGGTGCAACACAGTTGGACAGCATACATACTGAACTGGCAGATTTGCTCTGTGATGCTGCCAGAATAAAAGAG GTTATTCCCTGCACTGCCCAGTGTCCTCGG GGAGAGAAGGGAGATCGAGGAGATAAG GGTGACAGTGGCAGAGACGGCACAGACGGACGTAAGGGAGAGCCT gGTCGTGATGGCTTGCCTGGGAGGGAAGGCCCCAGAGGACCTGAAGGACGCTCAGGTTCTCCTGGCCGAGATGGAACCTTTGGCACATCGGGGGGTGTGaaaggagagaagggggagaga GGTTTTCCAGGAATTGATGGAAGTGCAGGCCTGCTAGGACGACCAGGTGCCCCAGGAAATGCAGGCCTCCCA gGCTCACAGGGCCTGCCTGGTGTCAGAGGAGATCCA gGTGGATCAGGGGTGCCAGGGCCACAAGGACCAAAGGGTGGTAAAGGTGAAAGG GGCGAACCAGGCTCAGCTGTGTCTGGAGGGGGTCTACCTGGAAGGAAGGGAGAGCCAGGAATCCCGGCAATACCT GGTACTCCAGGTCGGCCCGGGAGCGATGGAATCAAAGGTTCCGCTGGAATTCCAGGGCTGCCAGGTCAGGATGGTCGCCCTGGTTTACCAGGAACACCAGGACTCTCCATCAAG GGGGACAAGGGCAGCACAGGAGAGCGG GGACCTCCAGGAGTCGGCAACGGGGTGACCGTCAAGGGCGAGAAGGGCTCCCCA GGTACTTCAGGTGCTCCAGGGACTCAGGGTCCTCGAGGGCTGGCAGGACCTACGGGCAGCAAAGGAGACAAG GGCGACAGTGGTGATGGGGCACCTGGACCTGCAGGCAGGCAGGGAGAGCCTGGAGACCGG GGTCCCCGCGGGCCTCCGGGAGAAATTGGTGGCAAG GGTGACCGAGGACAACCAGGTGAGCCTGGATCACAGGGAGACAGG GGGGAGAGAGGACCAACTGGTGAAAccggagagaga GGGGATCCAGGGAAGCTGGGCCCTGCAGGACCAACAGGCTTGAGA GGTTTACCGGGACCCAGCGGACCTGCAGGAGAAAAG GGAGCCCAAGGAGCACAAGGAGAGCCTGGCAGGAGT ACTCCAGGTTTTCCTGGAAAGAAAGGGGAACAC GGCGAGCGAGGCCCGTTAGGTCCTGAGGGGCCAAGGGGACAAAAAGGGGAGTCagggcagagaggagagaaa GGTGAATCAGGGTCTGGAGGGTCCGGTTTTTTTGGTTCCAAAGGAGATCCGGGCGAGAGG GGAGCGGCTGGTATCAACGGCAGGCCGGGTGCCAAG GGGGATCCAGGTGAAccaggggagaggggggagaatgGGCGGCCAGGCACTCCAGGAAAGCTGGGTCTCCCTGGGAAAGAG ggagagagaggagagaagggcgATGAAGGCACACCT ggGGAGTCTGGACTTCCAGGcaaaacaggagagagaggactgaGG GGACTAGCTGGTCAGCCAGGACGGCTGGGAGAGAAAGGAGACATGGGAGACCCAGGAGAGCACGGTCGAAAT GGCAGCCCTGGACCTGCTGGAcccagaggagagaaaggagaactG GGCCCCCAAGGGCCTCCGGGGCCTCCTGGAAAAGTG GCTGACATCGCGGGCCagctgagaggagaaagaggagagaag GGAGAGGACGGCGACCCGGGAGAGCACGGCAGCAAAGGTCAGAAAGGCGAAGCAGGGACTCCTGGAGCCGCGGGCCTCAGA GGTCCTGAGGGACAACGCGGGCCTGCAGGCACAAGA GGTGactcaggagagagaggagcgccTGGAGAGAAG ggagaaagaggagcATCGGGTTTAGACGGACGTTCTGGCCTGGATGGTAAACCAGGCGCTGCTGGACCGCCTGGTCAGAGG GGGGATCCTGGAAAACAGGGTGATCCTGGGAGAGAT GGTTTACCAGGACTTAGAGGGGAACAGGGCCCCCCAGGGCCTGTTGGGCCCCCTGGCAATCTAGGCGCACCT gGTAAAGCAGGAGAAGATGGCAAACCTGGTGCTCCTGGAAAAATG GGTGAGGATGGCGTTCCAGGTGAAGATGGAAGGAAG ggTGACAAAGGAGAATCAGGAGCAGCAGGAAGAGAT ggccGTGATGGGCAGAAAGGAGACCGGGGCCTTGCTGGTACTGTTGGACCCTCTGGACCATCTGGGCCTCCTGGAGTACCTGGAAGCCCTGGTTCTCCTGGACAG GTTGTTTATGTTAAAGGCGCTGAAGCAGCACCAATCCCCGGTCCTCAAGGGCCTCCAGGAACCCCT GGTGTACCTGGGATACCCGGAGCTTTGGGAGTCAGA GGGGATCGAGGTCTGCCCGGCCTTAAAGGGGAAGTT GGAGACCCAGGAGAGGACGGGGCGCCTGGCAAACCTGGAACAGCCGTG GATGTACAGAAAGCTCTGGGCATCCTTGGCATTCGG GTGTCTGATCTGAAGGAGGTGGCGGACAAGAAGGACACATTACTGGCTCCCTTAgtgcagaagacagagagaggtgaaAAAGGAGACAAAGGTGAAACTGGATCAAGAGGACCATCTGGTGCAGAT GGTGCTCGTGGTTTTCCAGGTGAGAGAGGAACCAAAGGGGACCAAGGAGAGCGAGGTCCTGCTGGACCCTCTGGACCTCCAGGAAGAGCCATAGGAGAGCGAGGTCCAGAGGGACCACGAGGGCCTCCTGGAGAGGCAGGCAAGCCTGGAATACCAGGGGTTCCTGGGAGAGCTGGAGAACTTGGGGAAGCTGGGAGACCTGGGGAAAAG gggGGTATGGGAGAGAAAGGTGACAAAGGTGAATCT GGTAAAATCGGGCCAACAGGACCAGCCGGCCCGGCAGGTCAAAAG GGAGCATCTGCTGACTCAGTACTGACAGGTCCACCTGGGGTCAGAGGGCCCCCTGGACTTGCAGGACAAAAGGGAGAGGCTGGCACTGCAGGGATTCCAGGACCGAAAGGGGACCGT GGGTTTGCAGGAACTCGTGGTGATAAAGGGGAAAGGGGGGAGTCTGGAGAACGAGGACGTGACGGATCGCAG GGAACACCAGGTGAACCAGGAAAACCTGGTCTTGATGGGAAGCCG GGCCTGCCTGGGTTCCCCGGAGTTCTAGGCAGACCG GGAAACCCAGGAGAGCCTGGTGTAAGGGGGCCAACT GGCCCTATGGGTCCCAACGGGCTTCCAGGTCCAGCAGGTGTGAAG ggtAATCAAGGCGAGGCCGGGGTTGGAGTTCAG GGTCCTCCAGGTGCCCAAGGGAGCACAGGTCTGCCAGGACCGCCAGGTCCTCCAGGAGCTGTA GGTCCACAGGGTCCTCCAGGACTGCCTGGGCAGGTG GGTGAATCGGGTAAACCAGGAGTCCCTGGGAGGGACGGGGTACCTGGTAAAGAAGGACTACCTGGGTTATCAGgaaagcag GGCATTGCTGGACCTCCAGGCCAGGCAGGCTTAAAAGGAGAGCAGGGAGACAGCGGCCCTCCAGGGAAG GCCGTCGCTGGACCCCCTGGACCCAAAGGAGAACGG GGTCTGGCTGGCCAAACACTGCCAGGTGTGACGGGGGAGAGAGGTCTATCTGGAGAAAAG GGTACCAGGGGAGATAAAGGTAGTGCTGGTTccaaaggagagaga GGAGTAGCTGGTGAACAAGGAGAGCATGGAGAAGAT GGGGCAAAAGGATCTCCAGGGCCAAAAGGAGATAAG gggGAGAAGGGAATCGGACTTGCTGGTCCTCCTGGTCGGGATGGGCCTCAGGGTTTAAAG GGAGATCCCGGGCTTCCTGGTCCAGCAGGTCCTCCTGGGCTGCAGGGGAAGCCAGGTGGTGCAGGGCAGCCCGGCCCGGGGGGAGAAGCTGGACAACCAGGACCTCCAGGACCACCAGGGGAGAGG GGTCTCCAAGGATTTGCAGGCCGAGCAGGCAACGTGGGACCTCCTGGTCCTTCTGGACCTCTTGGACCGGCA GGCACTCCTGGCACCAATGGGGTCAAAGGTGACAAG GGAGAAGTGGGTGTAGGGGTTCCCGgtcccagaggagagagaggagattcAGGGCCCAGA GGAGAAGAGGGTCGTGCTGGCTTGGATGGGGAGAGAGGGACATCG gGTCCACCAGGGACTCGAGGACTTCGAGGAGAGAAG ggagaCGCAGGGCTGCAAGGTGACAAAGGAgagaag GGGGACACTGTGCTGGTTGGAGGTCCTACTGGAGAAAAGGGCACCAAAGGAGAAACA ggtGACCGGGGACCCAAAGGTGTGCAGGGAGAAAAAGGGGTGAAAGGACAAGAGGGACCCACTGGGGAGCTG GGTCTGAGGGGAGAACCAGGAGAAAGAGGGTCCACTGGATTTCCTGGTGCCCGTGGCCCTGGGGGTCAGAAG GGTGAAGCCGGACAACCAGGAGTACCTGGCGAATCG gGTTTATCAGGAAAAGACGGGCTGCAGGGGTGGAAGGGGGATAAGGGAGAGCTTGGCATCGCTGGAATGAGAGGAATCAAG